One genomic segment of Coffea arabica cultivar ET-39 chromosome 6e, Coffea Arabica ET-39 HiFi, whole genome shotgun sequence includes these proteins:
- the LOC140009682 gene encoding uncharacterized protein, with the protein MRCPSCKEESKVVARTRIGIAVDDGTGSINTVIFGLDVEKLIPFTTVQFWEAHNEELNFSPKLASAIEKYSIVCLIRYYEADYQGQKEGKYSIVKAYTTEKLAHIPIAITTVETNEKIPDLHAPAVC; encoded by the exons ATGAGATGCCCATCTTGCAAAGAAGAGAGCAAAGTTGTAGCAAG GACCCGAATTGGAATTGCTGTGGATGACGGTACAGGCTCCATAAACACTGTTATCTTTGGCCTTGATGTTGAGAAGCTTATACCATTTACAACTGTTCAATTCTGGGAAGCTCATAATGAG GAGCTTAACTTTTCTCCTAAACTAGCATCTGCAATCGAAAAATATTCGATTGTGTGTCTCATCCGCTACTATGAGGCAGATTATCAAGGCCAGAAGGAAGGCAAGTATAGTATTGTCAAGGCATACACTACTGAGAAATTAGCTCACATTCCAATAGCAATCACGACTGTAGAAACGAATGAAAAAATTCCAGACCTTCATGCTCCTGCAGTCTGCTAA